The Brumimicrobium sp. genomic interval TGGTGTAATTGTAGATTTTGTGGAAAAACCACAAGAACCAGTTTCCGATCTTGCTATGATTGGAATCTATTACTTCAAAGAAGGGAAAGAGTTACGCAACGAATTGGAATATTTAATTGATAATAATATTATAAAAGGAGGAGAATATCAATTGCCTGATGCTTTAAGGAGATTGACTGAGAAAGGTAAAATATTTCGTCCTGGCAAAGTGCTTGAGTGGTTAGATTGTGGAAATAAAAATGTTACTGTGATTGCTAACCAACGTATTTTAGAATTTGATCTTGATAAAGGGAAAGAACTGATAGATGATTCAGCAAAAATTAATAATAGTATCATTATTCCTCCTTGTTTTATTGGTAAAAATGTGATGATAAACAATAGTATTATCGGTCCACACGTTTCGTTAGGAGATGAAACTTCTATTGATAATAGTATCATTACCAATTCTATTATTCAGGCGGATACCATAATTATAAATATTAATTTGAAGGATTCTATGGTTGGAAATCATGTGCATACAAGTGGTAAACAACAGATTTTAAGTATTGGAGATTATACCTCAATTGACGTTTGATGAAGAAAATTTTTGCAGTTATATTAATCTTGAGTGT includes:
- a CDS encoding sugar phosphate nucleotidyltransferase — encoded protein: MKIIVPMAGRGSRLRPHTLTVPKPLVPVGGKPIVHRLVEDIAEICSEPIDEIAFVVGDFGEKIEKELIQVAEKLGAKGSIFYQDQPLGTAHAVLCAKEKLEGPVVVAFADTLFKADFKINPEDDGILWVKQIDDPSAFGVVITNENGVIVDFVEKPQEPVSDLAMIGIYYFKEGKELRNELEYLIDNNIIKGGEYQLPDALRRLTEKGKIFRPGKVLEWLDCGNKNVTVIANQRILEFDLDKGKELIDDSAKINNSIIIPPCFIGKNVMINNSIIGPHVSLGDETSIDNSIITNSIIQADTIIININLKDSMVGNHVHTSGKQQILSIGDYTSIDV